A genomic region of Chitinimonas arctica contains the following coding sequences:
- a CDS encoding arginine/lysine/ornithine decarboxylase, translating to MKFRFPVVVIDEDFRAENSSGLGIRALAKAIEDEGFEVLGVTSYGDLTGFAQQQSRASVFILSIDDEEFIGEPGVETAAIANLRAFVQEIRYKNANIPIFLYGETRTSRHIPNDVLRELHGFIHMFEDTPEFVARSIVREARHYLDSLAPPFFRALLHYAQDGSYSWHCPGHSGGVAFLKSPVGQMFHQFFGENMLRADVCNSVDELGQLLDHTGPVAASERNAARIFGADHLFFVTNGTSTSNKMVWHATVAPGDIVVVDRNCHKSILHSIMMCGAIPVFLMPTRNHFGIIGPIPLSEFTPAAIERKIQANPFAREALAKRPGNKPRILTITQSTYDGVLYNVEMIKDVLGETIDTLHFDEAWLPHASFHDFYQNMHAIGRDRPRSKDAMVFATQSTHKLLAGLSQASQILVQESQTRQLDRHRFNEAYLMHTSTSPQYSIIASCDVAAAMMEAPGGTALVEESIAEALDFRRAMRKVDAEYGDGAGGWWFKVWGPEYLADEGVGEREDWVLRADDHWHGFGALADGFNMLDPIKATLITPGLNMEGEFDLSGIPAGIVTKYLAEHGVIVEKTGLYSFFIMFTIGITKGRWNTLVTALQQFKDDYDKNQPAWRALPEFAAKHPCYERVGLRDLCQQIHEVYRDNDVARLTTEMYLSDMVPALKPSKAFSKMAHREIERVPLDALEGRITAILLTPYPPGIPLLIPGERFNKTIVDYLRFARAFNERFPGFETDIHGLVKDEVSGEYYVDCVMAE from the coding sequence ATGAAATTCCGCTTTCCCGTCGTCGTTATCGACGAAGACTTTCGCGCCGAAAACTCCAGCGGCCTCGGTATTCGCGCGCTTGCCAAGGCGATCGAAGACGAAGGCTTCGAAGTTTTGGGTGTCACCAGTTACGGCGACCTGACTGGCTTTGCCCAGCAGCAAAGCCGGGCCTCGGTCTTTATCCTGTCCATCGACGACGAGGAATTCATTGGCGAACCGGGCGTGGAGACCGCCGCCATCGCCAATCTGCGCGCCTTCGTCCAGGAAATCCGTTACAAGAACGCCAATATCCCCATCTTCCTGTACGGTGAAACCCGCACCAGCCGGCATATCCCCAACGATGTGCTGCGCGAACTGCATGGCTTTATCCATATGTTCGAGGACACGCCGGAATTCGTCGCCCGTTCCATCGTGCGCGAAGCCCGCCATTACCTGGACTCGCTGGCCCCGCCGTTTTTCCGCGCCCTGCTGCACTACGCCCAGGATGGTTCCTACAGTTGGCATTGCCCCGGCCACTCGGGCGGCGTGGCTTTCCTGAAGAGCCCGGTCGGCCAGATGTTCCACCAGTTCTTCGGCGAGAACATGCTGCGCGCGGACGTCTGCAACTCGGTCGACGAGTTGGGACAGCTGCTTGACCACACCGGCCCGGTGGCCGCCAGCGAACGCAATGCCGCCCGTATCTTCGGCGCCGACCATCTGTTCTTCGTCACCAACGGCACTTCGACCAGCAACAAGATGGTCTGGCACGCCACGGTCGCCCCGGGCGATATCGTGGTGGTCGATCGCAACTGCCACAAGTCCATCCTGCATTCCATCATGATGTGCGGGGCGATTCCGGTGTTCCTGATGCCGACCCGCAACCACTTCGGCATCATCGGCCCCATTCCGCTGTCCGAGTTCACGCCGGCCGCCATCGAGAGAAAGATACAGGCCAATCCCTTCGCGCGCGAAGCCCTGGCCAAGCGCCCCGGCAATAAGCCGCGCATTCTCACCATCACCCAATCGACCTATGACGGCGTGCTCTACAACGTCGAAATGATCAAGGATGTGCTGGGCGAGACAATCGATACGCTGCACTTTGACGAAGCCTGGCTGCCGCATGCCTCCTTCCACGATTTTTACCAGAATATGCACGCCATCGGCCGCGACCGCCCGCGCAGCAAGGATGCCATGGTGTTTGCCACCCAATCGACGCATAAGCTGCTGGCGGGCCTGAGCCAGGCCTCGCAGATCCTGGTACAGGAATCGCAAACCCGCCAGCTGGACCGGCATCGTTTCAACGAAGCCTATCTGATGCACACTTCCACCTCGCCGCAATACTCCATCATCGCCAGCTGCGATGTGGCGGCGGCCATGATGGAAGCGCCCGGCGGCACCGCCCTGGTGGAAGAATCCATCGCCGAAGCGCTCGATTTCCGCCGCGCCATGCGCAAGGTCGATGCCGAATACGGCGACGGCGCGGGCGGCTGGTGGTTCAAGGTGTGGGGCCCCGAGTACCTGGCGGACGAAGGCGTAGGCGAGCGCGAGGACTGGGTATTGCGCGCCGACGATCACTGGCACGGCTTCGGCGCCTTGGCCGATGGCTTCAATATGCTGGATCCGATCAAGGCCACCCTGATCACGCCGGGCCTGAACATGGAAGGGGAGTTCGACCTGAGCGGCATCCCCGCCGGCATTGTCACCAAGTACCTGGCCGAACACGGCGTCATCGTCGAAAAGACCGGTCTCTACAGCTTCTTCATCATGTTTACCATCGGCATCACCAAGGGCCGCTGGAATACCCTGGTCACCGCCTTGCAGCAGTTCAAGGATGACTATGACAAGAACCAGCCGGCCTGGCGTGCGCTGCCGGAATTCGCCGCCAAGCATCCTTGCTACGAACGTGTCGGCCTGCGCGACCTCTGCCAGCAAATCCACGAGGTCTACCGCGACAATGATGTGGCCCGCCTGACCACCGAGATGTACCTGAGCGATATGGTGCCGGCCCTCAAGCCGTCCAAGGCTTTCAGCAAGATGGCCCACCGCGAGATCGAACGGGTGCCGCTGGATGCGCTGGAAGGCCGCATCACGGCCATCCTGCTGACCCCCTACCCGCCGGGCATTCCCTTGCTGATTCCGGGTGAGCGTTTCAACAAGACCATCGTGGACTACCTGCGCTTCGCCCGCGCCTTCAACGAACGCTTCCCCGGTTTCGAAACCGATATCCACGGGCTGGTCAAGGATGAGGTCAGCGGCGAGTACTATGTCGATTGCGTGATGGCCGAATAG
- a CDS encoding glutathione S-transferase gives MKLIASLTSPYARKVRIVLQEKRIECPLTVDIPWNVDTQVPTVNPLGKVPVLILDDGSTLFDSRVIVEYLDHISPVAKLIPNDHRQAVQVKRWEALADGISDAAATIFVERKRPSAQQSPEWIDRQMAKIERGLQTLSDDLGERAWCVESYTLADIAVGSCLGYLDLRFAEIDWRVQYPNLAKLADKLAQRPAFAETMPQP, from the coding sequence ATGAAGCTGATCGCCTCACTCACCAGCCCCTATGCCCGCAAGGTACGCATCGTCCTGCAGGAAAAGCGTATCGAATGCCCCCTGACGGTGGATATTCCGTGGAATGTCGACACCCAGGTACCGACGGTCAATCCCCTGGGCAAAGTACCGGTGTTGATCCTGGACGACGGCAGCACCTTGTTCGATTCGCGCGTGATCGTCGAATACCTCGACCATATCTCGCCGGTCGCCAAACTGATCCCGAACGACCATCGCCAAGCCGTCCAGGTGAAGCGCTGGGAAGCACTGGCGGACGGCATCAGCGACGCCGCCGCCACGATATTCGTCGAGCGCAAGCGCCCGAGCGCGCAGCAGAGCCCGGAGTGGATCGACCGCCAGATGGCCAAGATCGAGCGGGGCCTGCAGACCCTGTCGGACGACCTGGGCGAACGCGCCTGGTGCGTCGAAAGCTACACCTTGGCCGATATTGCCGTCGGCAGTTGCCTGGGCTACCTGGACCTGCGCTTTGCCGAGATCGACTGGCGCGTGCAATACCCCAATCTCGCCAAATTGGCGGACAAGCTGGCGCAACGCCCGGCCTTCGCCGAGACCATGCCGCAGCCGTAA
- a CDS encoding ATP-binding cassette domain-containing protein, translating to MLIFSHVSLIRDGRTVLSGIDATALPHGLIALLGPNGAGKSSLLAVAAGELAPAGGECEFDQLPLARTHANTLARRRALLPQQSSLEFDFSVREVVRLGGTPFPDIPGHELEGLIDSVLQLTDAESLTERRYLNLSGGERQRVQLARVLVQACAAAAQGPALLLLDEPTASLDPRHQHMLLAGLRELARKLPITVLASLHDVNLALTYAEQSWLLYEGRLVAAGKSVDVLTPERLAAVFQLPVRRVEDQLVFGLARGPLA from the coding sequence ATGCTTATCTTTTCCCATGTCAGCCTGATCCGCGATGGCCGCACCGTACTGAGCGGCATCGACGCGACGGCTTTGCCGCATGGCCTGATCGCCCTGCTCGGTCCCAATGGCGCGGGCAAATCCAGCCTTTTGGCCGTGGCGGCCGGTGAGTTGGCGCCGGCCGGCGGCGAATGCGAATTCGACCAATTGCCATTGGCCCGTACCCATGCGAACACCCTGGCGCGGCGTCGCGCGCTGTTGCCGCAACAAAGCAGCCTGGAGTTCGATTTCAGCGTGCGCGAGGTGGTGCGCCTGGGCGGGACACCTTTCCCCGATATTCCCGGCCACGAGCTGGAGGGTTTGATCGACAGCGTGCTGCAGCTGACCGATGCCGAATCGCTGACCGAGCGCCGCTATCTCAATCTATCGGGTGGCGAGCGGCAGCGGGTGCAATTGGCCCGCGTGCTGGTACAGGCTTGCGCCGCGGCCGCACAGGGGCCGGCACTGCTCTTGCTGGACGAACCCACCGCCAGCCTGGATCCCCGCCATCAGCATATGTTGCTGGCCGGCCTGCGCGAGCTGGCGCGCAAGTTACCCATCACCGTGCTGGCGAGCTTGCATGACGTCAATCTTGCGCTGACCTATGCCGAACAGAGCTGGCTGTTATATGAAGGGCGCCTGGTCGCAGCGGGAAAATCGGTGGATGTACTTACCCCCGAGCGGCTAGCCGCGGTGTTCCAGCTGCCTGTGCGGCGGGTGGAGGATCAGCTGGTTTTCGGACTGGCGCGCGGTCCCCTGGCGTAG
- a CDS encoding UDP-2,3-diacylglucosamine diphosphatase — protein sequence MSKPLLFASDLHLSESDPATVQAFVDFLKGPAREAQALYLLGDIFEYWAGDDDDDPLNAYIAAELNALAAQGVQLYLMHGNRDFLLGADFAASAGLTLLADPTMISAMGQTLLLSHGDALCIDDSAYQQFRRMVREPQWQAAFLARPLQARKDDIARIRAASEMAKQSKASEIMDVNPGAVATLLARYPDAQLVHGHTHRPACHRDEKQRAQRWVLPDWYGGKGGYLRADATGLTFVGINQDAVWH from the coding sequence ATGTCAAAACCGCTCCTATTCGCCTCCGACCTCCATTTGTCCGAAAGCGACCCGGCTACCGTGCAAGCCTTCGTGGATTTCCTGAAGGGGCCGGCCCGCGAGGCGCAAGCGCTCTACCTGCTGGGCGATATCTTCGAATACTGGGCCGGCGACGATGATGACGACCCGCTCAACGCCTACATCGCGGCTGAGTTGAACGCACTGGCGGCCCAAGGTGTGCAGCTCTACCTGATGCACGGCAATCGCGATTTTCTGCTGGGCGCGGATTTCGCCGCCTCCGCCGGCCTTACCCTGCTGGCCGACCCCACCATGATCAGCGCCATGGGACAAACCTTGCTGCTGAGCCATGGCGATGCCCTTTGCATCGACGATTCGGCCTATCAGCAGTTCCGCCGGATGGTCCGCGAACCGCAATGGCAGGCAGCCTTCCTGGCGCGGCCCTTGCAGGCCCGCAAGGACGATATCGCCCGTATCCGCGCCGCCAGCGAAATGGCCAAGCAAAGCAAGGCGAGCGAGATCATGGATGTCAATCCGGGCGCCGTTGCCACTTTGCTGGCCCGCTACCCGGACGCCCAACTGGTGCACGGCCATACCCACCGTCCCGCCTGCCATCGCGACGAAAAACAACGCGCGCAACGCTGGGTGTTGCCAGATTGGTACGGTGGCAAAGGAGGCTATTTACGGGCCGACGCGACCGGCCTGACCTTCGTGGGCATTAACCAGGACGCTGTTTGGCACTGA
- a CDS encoding peptidylprolyl isomerase, which produces MRAKLHTNFGLIVLELDEAKAPKTVANFAEYVKSGHYDGTIFHRVINDFMIQGGGFSADMKQKATRDQIENEAANGLKNELYTVAMARTPDPHSASAQFFINVGNNNFLNYTAATTQGFGYCVFGKVVEGQDVVDAIKAVKTGNKAMHQDVPVESVIIEKAELA; this is translated from the coding sequence ATGCGCGCCAAACTGCACACCAACTTCGGCCTGATCGTTCTCGAACTGGACGAAGCCAAGGCCCCCAAGACCGTCGCCAATTTTGCCGAGTACGTAAAGTCCGGCCATTACGACGGCACCATCTTCCATCGCGTCATCAACGATTTCATGATCCAGGGCGGCGGTTTCAGCGCCGATATGAAGCAGAAGGCAACCCGCGACCAGATCGAGAACGAAGCCGCCAACGGCCTGAAGAACGAGCTGTACACCGTTGCCATGGCCCGCACCCCGGATCCGCATTCGGCCAGCGCGCAGTTCTTCATCAATGTCGGCAACAACAACTTCCTCAATTACACCGCTGCAACCACCCAGGGCTTCGGCTACTGCGTGTTCGGCAAGGTGGTGGAAGGCCAGGACGTGGTCGACGCCATCAAGGCCGTCAAGACCGGCAACAAGGCCATGCACCAGGATGTACCGGTGGAAAGCGTGATCATCGAAAAGGCCGAGCTGGCTTAA
- a CDS encoding peptidylprolyl isomerase: MKKFLFSLALTLLAPLALAANPMVRFSTNQGEIDVELYPEKAPLSVENFLKYVKKGHYNGTIFHRVIPGFVAQAGGFTADMQEKPTDKTIQNEAKNGLSNLTGTLAMARMGAPHSASAQFYFNLNDNAALDFRSESNGREWGYAVFGKVVKGMDVVQKIGTVPTSTLNGMRDVPSQPVVIKSAKQIPEMKIAAPAAATTPAVEPAKQ; encoded by the coding sequence ATGAAAAAATTCCTGTTCAGTCTCGCACTCACCCTGCTGGCCCCCTTGGCCCTGGCCGCCAATCCCATGGTTCGCTTCAGCACCAACCAGGGCGAGATCGATGTGGAGCTTTACCCCGAAAAAGCACCGTTATCGGTCGAGAATTTCCTCAAGTACGTCAAGAAGGGCCATTACAACGGCACCATCTTTCATCGCGTCATCCCCGGCTTCGTCGCCCAGGCCGGCGGCTTCACCGCGGATATGCAGGAAAAACCCACCGACAAGACCATCCAGAATGAAGCCAAGAACGGCCTTTCCAATCTGACCGGCACCTTGGCCATGGCCCGGATGGGAGCACCGCACAGCGCCAGCGCACAGTTCTATTTCAATCTGAACGACAACGCCGCGCTGGATTTCCGTAGCGAAAGCAATGGCCGCGAATGGGGCTACGCCGTGTTCGGCAAGGTCGTGAAGGGCATGGACGTGGTGCAGAAGATCGGCACCGTCCCCACCAGCACCCTCAATGGCATGCGCGATGTCCCCAGCCAGCCGGTGGTGATCAAGTCCGCCAAGCAGATCCCGGAAATGAAGATCGCAGCCCCGGCGGCGGCCACCACCCCTGCCGTCGAACCAGCCAAACAATAA
- the coq7 gene encoding 2-polyprenyl-3-methyl-6-methoxy-1,4-benzoquinone monooxygenase, translated as MDKLITEFDRALRTVFAPAASQRPHPDADVPEAALDSAQKRHAAGLMRVNHCGEVCAQALYQGQALTAHDPATRQALQQAADEEVEHLAWTERRIAELGGRQSLLNPLWYAGSLAMGVAAGLVGDRYNLGFLAETERQVAEHLQHHLGSLPVEDARSRAIVSQMHADETEHARMATELGAADMPLPARAAMRAVSRVMTTLSYRV; from the coding sequence ATGGACAAGCTGATCACCGAATTCGACCGCGCCCTGCGTACCGTGTTCGCCCCAGCCGCCAGCCAGCGCCCCCATCCGGATGCGGACGTGCCCGAAGCGGCCCTGGATAGCGCCCAGAAGCGCCATGCCGCCGGCCTGATGCGGGTGAATCATTGCGGCGAGGTCTGTGCCCAGGCGCTTTATCAAGGCCAGGCTCTGACCGCCCATGATCCGGCCACCAGGCAAGCCTTGCAGCAAGCGGCCGACGAGGAGGTCGAACATCTGGCCTGGACCGAACGGCGCATTGCCGAACTGGGTGGCCGGCAAAGTCTGCTGAACCCGCTGTGGTATGCCGGCTCGCTGGCCATGGGTGTGGCCGCCGGCTTGGTGGGCGACCGCTACAACCTGGGTTTCCTGGCGGAAACCGAACGGCAGGTGGCCGAACATCTGCAGCATCATTTGGGTAGCTTGCCGGTCGAGGATGCGCGCAGCCGCGCCATCGTCAGCCAGATGCATGCCGATGAGACCGAACATGCCAGGATGGCGACCGAGCTGGGCGCTGCCGATATGCCGCTGCCGGCTCGGGCGGCGATGCGGGCCGTCTCCCGCGTGATGACTACACTGTCTTATCGCGTCTGA
- a CDS encoding MFS transporter produces MFRNRLTGLWRNPDFVRLWLAQGISDFGSYISHLALPLTAAVLLHATPMQMGVLSAIEVLPFALFSLHAGVLIDRVRRMPLMLLRDLVCGLALLVVPLAAWGGWLTMPVLWVVGFICMSGEVVGGSAHQSYVAGLIGKDRLVEAHSKFMATSSTAQVTAPGLAGLLIQWFSAPLAILFNATSFIVSALILRTIRATEPAPEPRAADVSAWSEIKAGLRLVWDMPLLRAFAIQTSLWQLLNYMLAAVLVLFANRELGLDAGQLGVGYMLGGLGSLAAALSAETIGRRLGIGPAIGWGFVATALAWIGFSLIPTAGGLAMLWFSLCQGLFAFGATQFSINYLAARAAVTPDALLGRMIATMRFLTVAPAPLGALAGGALASGLGLRAALYVIGGLGALLAWHALKRSPARLLMTLPKRTVVES; encoded by the coding sequence ATGTTCCGTAATCGCCTGACCGGTTTATGGCGGAATCCCGATTTCGTGCGTCTATGGCTTGCCCAGGGCATTTCCGATTTCGGTTCCTATATTTCGCACCTTGCCTTGCCGCTGACCGCGGCCGTGCTGCTGCATGCCACGCCCATGCAGATGGGCGTGTTGTCCGCCATCGAAGTGTTGCCCTTTGCCCTGTTCAGCTTGCACGCGGGGGTATTGATAGACCGCGTGCGGCGCATGCCGCTTATGCTGCTGCGCGATCTGGTATGCGGGCTGGCCTTGCTGGTCGTCCCCCTGGCCGCCTGGGGCGGCTGGCTCACCATGCCGGTACTGTGGGTGGTCGGTTTTATCTGCATGAGCGGCGAGGTGGTAGGCGGTTCGGCCCATCAGAGCTATGTGGCGGGCCTGATCGGCAAGGATAGGCTGGTCGAGGCGCACAGCAAGTTCATGGCGACCTCGTCGACGGCGCAGGTTACCGCGCCCGGCCTGGCAGGCTTACTGATCCAGTGGTTCAGCGCGCCCTTGGCGATTCTCTTCAATGCCACTTCGTTTATCGTTTCGGCCTTGATCCTGCGCACCATCCGTGCGACGGAGCCGGCGCCGGAGCCGCGTGCGGCCGATGTGTCGGCCTGGAGCGAGATCAAGGCGGGCCTGCGGCTGGTATGGGACATGCCGCTCCTGCGGGCCTTCGCCATACAGACCTCGCTGTGGCAGTTGCTCAACTATATGTTGGCGGCCGTGCTGGTCCTGTTCGCCAACCGCGAGCTGGGCCTGGATGCCGGGCAGCTCGGTGTCGGCTATATGCTGGGTGGCTTGGGTAGCCTGGCGGCCGCGCTCAGTGCGGAAACCATCGGCCGGCGCCTGGGTATCGGGCCCGCCATCGGCTGGGGCTTCGTCGCCACGGCTCTGGCATGGATAGGCTTCAGCCTGATCCCGACCGCAGGCGGCTTGGCCATGCTGTGGTTCAGTCTTTGCCAAGGCCTGTTCGCATTCGGCGCCACGCAGTTCTCCATCAACTACCTGGCCGCCCGCGCGGCGGTCACGCCGGATGCGCTGCTGGGCCGCATGATCGCCACCATGCGCTTCCTGACCGTCGCCCCGGCGCCGCTGGGGGCGTTGGCCGGCGGCGCCCTGGCCAGCGGACTTGGCCTGCGCGCGGCGCTCTACGTGATCGGCGGCCTGGGCGCGCTGCTGGCCTGGCATGCGCTGAAGCGCTCGCCGGCCAGATTGCTGATGACTTTGCCCAAGCGCACCGTGGTGGAAAGTTAA
- a CDS encoding OsmC family protein yields MEMLLMGTGGCTAFDVIAILKKSRADVIDCEVQLDAERADTDPKVFTRIHMHFVVTGRNLKHDQVKRAIDLSADKYCSASIMLGKSAAITHDFEVVEVGEATQAAD; encoded by the coding sequence ATGGAAATGCTGCTGATGGGTACCGGCGGCTGCACCGCCTTCGATGTGATCGCCATCCTCAAGAAAAGCCGTGCCGACGTGATCGACTGCGAAGTGCAACTGGACGCCGAGCGGGCCGACACCGACCCCAAGGTGTTCACCCGTATCCATATGCATTTCGTGGTGACCGGACGCAATCTGAAACACGACCAGGTCAAGCGCGCCATCGACCTGTCGGCGGACAAGTACTGTTCAGCCTCGATCATGCTGGGCAAGAGCGCGGCCATCACCCACGACTTCGAGGTGGTCGAGGTTGGCGAGGCCACGCAAGCCGCCGATTAA
- the rplM gene encoding 50S ribosomal protein L13 has translation MKTFSAKPHEVEHEWFVVDAADKVLGRLAAEIARRLRGKHKAIYTPHVDTGDFIVVVNAGKLRVTGDKAQQKTYYRHSGYPGGIYERSFTEMQERFPERVLEKAVKGMLPKGPLGYAMIKKLKVYASAEHPHAAQQPKVLEV, from the coding sequence ATGAAAACCTTCTCCGCCAAGCCGCACGAGGTAGAGCACGAATGGTTCGTGGTTGACGCCGCCGACAAAGTGCTCGGTCGCCTCGCCGCTGAAATCGCTCGTCGCCTTCGTGGCAAGCATAAAGCTATCTACACCCCGCACGTTGACACCGGTGACTTTATCGTCGTCGTCAACGCCGGCAAACTGCGCGTGACCGGCGACAAGGCACAGCAGAAGACGTACTATCGCCACTCGGGCTACCCCGGCGGTATCTACGAGCGTTCCTTCACCGAAATGCAGGAACGTTTCCCCGAGCGCGTGCTCGAAAAGGCTGTCAAGGGCATGCTGCCCAAGGGCCCGCTCGGTTACGCCATGATCAAGAAACTCAAGGTCTACGCTAGCGCAGAGCATCCGCACGCCGCGCAACAGCCCAAAGTCCTTGAAGTCTAA
- the rpsI gene encoding 30S ribosomal protein S9, with protein sequence MVGKYYYGTGRRKSAVARVFMAKGSGKIVVNGKPLDEYFSRETGRMVVRQPLALTQSLESFDIMVNVEGGGETGQAGALRHGITRALIEFDATLKSALSKAGLVTRDAREVERKKVGLRKARRAKQFSKR encoded by the coding sequence ATGGTTGGCAAGTATTACTACGGTACCGGTCGTCGCAAGAGCGCTGTCGCTCGCGTGTTTATGGCCAAGGGTTCGGGCAAGATCGTCGTCAACGGCAAGCCGCTGGACGAATATTTCTCGCGTGAAACCGGTCGCATGGTTGTTCGTCAGCCCCTGGCGTTGACCCAAAGCCTCGAATCCTTCGACATTATGGTTAATGTCGAAGGCGGCGGTGAAACCGGTCAAGCCGGCGCGCTGCGCCACGGCATCACCCGCGCCCTGATCGAATTCGACGCCACGCTGAAGTCGGCGCTGTCGAAGGCCGGTCTGGTGACCCGCGATGCGCGTGAAGTCGAACGTAAGAAGGTCGGTCTGCGCAAGGCCCGCCGCGCAAAGCAATTCTCGAAGCGTTAA
- the argC gene encoding N-acetyl-gamma-glutamyl-phosphate reductase, translating into MVKVGIVGGTGYTGVELMRLLARHDGVSLHAITSRKEAGMPVAEMYPSLRGHVDLAFSTPQDAQLQQCDVVFFATPNGIAMSEATALLDAGVRVIDLAADFRIRDVAEWEKWYGMSHASPALVAEAVYGLPEVNREAIRQARLIANPGCYPTAVQLGFLPLIEAGVVNAESLIADCKSGVSGAGRKAEVHALLCEAGDNFKAYGVAGHRHLPEIRQGLASAGGAPIGLTFVPHLTPMIRGIHATLYARLNRDVDVQALFEQRYAQERFVDVMPAGSLPETRSVRGGNTCRIAVHRPQGGDTVVVLSVIDNLVKGAAGQAIQNMNLMFGLPEGQGLDIVPLLP; encoded by the coding sequence ATGGTCAAGGTAGGCATAGTCGGCGGTACCGGTTACACCGGCGTGGAGTTGATGCGCTTGCTGGCGCGTCACGATGGCGTCAGCTTGCACGCGATCACTTCGCGCAAGGAAGCCGGCATGCCGGTAGCCGAGATGTATCCCAGCCTGCGCGGCCATGTCGACCTGGCTTTTTCCACGCCGCAGGACGCACAGCTGCAGCAGTGCGACGTGGTGTTCTTCGCCACCCCGAACGGCATTGCCATGAGCGAGGCGACCGCCCTCCTGGATGCCGGCGTGCGGGTCATCGACCTGGCAGCCGATTTCCGTATCCGGGACGTTGCCGAATGGGAGAAATGGTATGGCATGAGCCACGCCAGCCCGGCCCTGGTGGCCGAGGCGGTCTATGGCCTGCCGGAAGTCAACCGCGAGGCGATCCGGCAGGCGCGCTTGATCGCCAATCCCGGTTGCTACCCCACGGCGGTGCAGTTGGGCTTCCTGCCTTTGATCGAGGCGGGCGTGGTGAATGCCGAGAGCTTGATCGCCGATTGCAAATCGGGCGTGTCGGGCGCGGGGCGCAAGGCGGAGGTGCATGCCTTACTTTGCGAGGCCGGCGATAATTTCAAGGCTTACGGGGTAGCGGGACACCGCCATCTGCCGGAAATCAGGCAGGGTTTGGCGAGTGCCGGCGGCGCTCCGATAGGGCTGACCTTCGTGCCGCATCTGACCCCCATGATCCGCGGCATTCATGCGACCTTGTACGCTCGCCTGAACCGGGATGTCGATGTGCAAGCCCTGTTCGAGCAGCGTTACGCGCAAGAGCGATTCGTCGATGTCATGCCGGCCGGCAGCTTGCCCGAGACCCGTTCCGTACGGGGTGGCAACACCTGTCGGATCGCGGTGCACCGGCCGCAAGGCGGCGATACCGTGGTGGTGCTGTCGGTGATCGACAACCTGGTCAAGGGCGCCGCCGGCCAAGCCATCCAGAATATGAACCTGATGTTCGGCCTGCCCGAGGGGCAAGGCCTGGATATCGTCCCCTTGCTGCCGTAA
- a CDS encoding DUF6776 family protein, with product MIGRWKRRGNHLATAKLAVKRHLSWYAQLGLAVLLLAVLLGGGLAVYRYGENEGRQSRETLLAVRGASLQAGRAVAELAESRQRAMNLEQQLRLEMATRDTLSKQISQLQTDNGALREQIAFYESLLTKTDRAPALAIDQLRVEALTPGHYRLRATLVQGQSSQEPFRGEADFRLVFERAGRRETVNWPSPRLQLAVSRFTQLEKETELPVDAKLKQVELRVYAAGDSRVRLSRIYDVKG from the coding sequence ATGATAGGGCGCTGGAAGCGACGCGGTAACCATCTAGCCACCGCCAAGCTGGCGGTCAAGCGGCATCTTTCCTGGTATGCCCAGCTTGGGCTGGCGGTGCTCCTGCTGGCGGTGTTGCTGGGTGGTGGGCTGGCGGTCTACCGCTATGGCGAAAACGAAGGAAGGCAGAGCCGGGAGACCCTGCTGGCAGTGCGGGGTGCCTCATTGCAGGCAGGGCGCGCCGTGGCTGAATTGGCGGAGTCCCGCCAGCGCGCCATGAACCTGGAACAGCAATTGCGTCTGGAAATGGCCACCCGCGATACGCTATCCAAACAAATATCCCAATTGCAGACCGACAATGGTGCACTGCGCGAGCAGATCGCTTTCTATGAGTCGCTGCTGACCAAGACCGACCGTGCCCCGGCGCTGGCCATCGATCAGCTGCGGGTCGAGGCGCTGACGCCGGGCCACTACCGCCTGCGCGCCACCCTGGTGCAGGGCCAGTCCAGCCAGGAGCCGTTCCGCGGCGAAGCCGATTTCCGCCTGGTTTTCGAAAGAGCAGGCCGTAGAGAGACGGTAAACTGGCCATCCCCGAGGTTGCAGTTGGCAGTTTCGCGCTTTACGCAGTTGGAGAAGGAAACCGAGCTACCCGTAGACGCGAAGCTCAAACAGGTGGAATTGCGCGTGTATGCGGCCGGCGACAGCCGTGTCCGGCTGTCACGCATCTATGATGTGAAAGGATAA